Within Flavobacterium pisciphilum, the genomic segment TAAGTGAGTATTACTCGCCAACTGTTTCTAAAGCTATTAACGGTCCTGCAATAAGTGAATTTGAAGAAAATGATAAGGTAACAGTTCCGCCTGAGGGATTTCAGGTTATTGAAGAATTAGTTTTCCCTAAATATAATGCCACCAGTAAGAAAGAATTAGTTCAAGAATTAGGCGTGCTTGCTGCCAATTTAAATCGTTTAGAGAAAGTTTCGAGTACTAATGAATTGACCGATGGGCATGTGTTTGATGCCATGCGATTGCAAGTGTATCGCATAATTACTTTGGGAATTACAGGATTTGATTCGCCTGTTGTTTTTAATTCAATTCCTGAAGCATCGGTGTCTTTAGAAACTATTGAAAAATACTATCGTGTTTTTATAGCAGATAAGAAGGTTCAGAGTTCTAATCAGGTTCTTGCTATTCTTGACAAAGGACAAAATTATTTAAAAGCAAATACCAATTTTAATGCTTTCGATCGTGCTTTTTTTATCAGAGAAATTGCGAATCCATTAAGCAGAGGACTTTACCAATCTCAGACGGAATTAGGGATTCCGTTTATGAGTGAATCTAGAGGTTTAAAGCCTACAGCTCAAACAATATTTGATAAAGACGCATTTGATGCAGAAGCTTTTTCGGGTTTTCCAGATTATAAAACAACCCCTGAGAAAATAGCGCTTGGAAAAAAACTATTTAATGATCCAATTTTATCTGGAAACAATACCCGTTCATGTGCTTCGTGTCATCATGAGGAGAAAGCTTTTACGGATGGAATGGAACGAGCTGTTTCTTTAGACGGAAAATCGCTAATTCAGCGTAATACACCTACTCTTACTAATATCGCTTTTCAGCGTGTGTTTTTCTCTGATTCTAGAGTGAGTTATCTTGAAGATCAAGCAGTGGCTGTTATTAAAAATGAAAATGAAATGCATGGTTCTTTAGAGAAATCTGCATTGGCGATTCAGAAAGATGCGGACTATGTAAAGGAGTTTAAAAAAGCATTTCCAAAAGGAGAAATAAATGAATTTGAGATAAAAAATGCCTTGGCATCATACATTCGTTCTTTAAGTCATTACGACTCTAAATTTGATCGATATATGCAAAATAAAGCCACTTTTACAGCTGATGAGAAGGCTGGTTTTAACTTATTTGCGGGTAAAGCTAAATGTGCAACCTGCCATTTTATTCCTCTTACAAATGGAACTGTTCCTCCTAATTTTGACAAGTCCGAAAGTGAAGTATTGGGCGTACCAAACAAAAATAA encodes:
- a CDS encoding cytochrome-c peroxidase; its protein translation is MKKIYCLLLVIALVACQKKNKHQEVNELFKADITLLIQKVAKLKYSVQSDSTEAQIQRQFLEAHQSYKKVEMISEYYSPTVSKAINGPAISEFEENDKVTVPPEGFQVIEELVFPKYNATSKKELVQELGVLAANLNRLEKVSSTNELTDGHVFDAMRLQVYRIITLGITGFDSPVVFNSIPEASVSLETIEKYYRVFIADKKVQSSNQVLAILDKGQNYLKANTNFNAFDRAFFIREIANPLSRGLYQSQTELGIPFMSESRGLKPTAQTIFDKDAFDAEAFSGFPDYKTTPEKIALGKKLFNDPILSGNNTRSCASCHHEEKAFTDGMERAVSLDGKSLIQRNTPTLTNIAFQRVFFSDSRVSYLEDQAVAVIKNENEMHGSLEKSALAIQKDADYVKEFKKAFPKGEINEFEIKNALASYIRSLSHYDSKFDRYMQNKATFTADEKAGFNLFAGKAKCATCHFIPLTNGTVPPNFDKSESEVLGVPNKNKTLDGDLGKFVVTQAAIHKYSFKTPTIRNIELTAPYMHNGVYKTLEEVVDFYEDGGGIGLGFELPTQTLPEDKLNLTDKEKKQLVDFMKTLTDERYLKKVKS